One genomic region from Shewanella aestuarii encodes:
- a CDS encoding ExeM/NucH family extracellular endonuclease yields MKKSFLSLAIASIFSCGVNAGVNDLLITEMVQKNYGAELGSVEITNTHATESFTFSDDTAVFMWGNGKYENQMRKADGEPLLTGITIEPGKSVVVLNKDASDEYKKIITDNGGSYIIGEGNGNYSDFYLSGNDGFYIKNGSTIIDRVGAADNTSVWAPDTTLRRRMDSEGNAPAPSASFNASQWEVISPLDISTVGMPNLAEAYEPFVCADLTTIAEIQGESGPSPLKGKKVAVEGVVTAVVSLPKKGFYLRDVVADGNPLTSDGIFVESGSADSQLVGRTICLGSEVAESYGQTQLAADDWEVTNSEFTPTVATDIEILESDGNSFETTLNRYEGMLVNLPADLNPLEDGNQDMRVSRSFSFNYDSFRNNITLAYKRPNLQPNQLNVPGTPESEGAAAQNDDYRLIVESATKASDGNIPYYPNFNIAPEHNYIRIDDSVVGMQGVISYSFGDYALTVTNELNNTNFIHNLPRTDSPDISEAVDTDQFAIRIASQNLFNYFNSPFGGDQNQFGQSRGADTFTEFTQQKTKLVEAIRALDADAVAFMEIENNGYGLKSAIADLVNEVNVYYNDEYANNYDKPYSTENRYVFVGFDHNGNGMFDELDSVGSDAIATGIIYRPSKLSIERTRVVTMPQQKAPTIVNVNNEVIKDGKGEILESGQNYHRDALVVTFLVNQTGKRLTLAVNHFKSKGSTCWEDWQGVEFGDATTWTKKAPDPDFQGACSEFRISGAVQLAEELKKIEGDKIILGDLNAYAKEDPLLVLTENPRNKTLMTASHTFVGAKPQFKVDGSPVAITHSYGYVDIISKVFEKKGKTPWSYSFNDEVGSLDHILVSPSLEPRVIDAVDWHINAAESNLFDYNNEYKGDYSNEYNKFYAADHFRSSDHDPALVTLSYLPGEADSNRSIYLPKLQKLMKVPYQIPTKAAALAGDIATIKLTPKDDKEKLDLSQMVEPNVVLTKDGQALVNFEVFGAPSADYRVKVALERNGEVVEGSSVSFDIEVANRDGLVPQIIEEKHDGTGGSTGLFSLLSLFGLLAFRRRKSL; encoded by the coding sequence ATGAAGAAAAGTTTTCTTTCATTGGCGATTGCCAGTATTTTCAGTTGTGGCGTTAACGCAGGTGTTAATGACCTACTGATCACCGAAATGGTGCAAAAAAATTATGGAGCCGAGTTGGGCTCAGTTGAAATTACCAATACCCATGCTACTGAATCATTTACCTTTAGTGATGATACAGCGGTGTTTATGTGGGGTAATGGAAAATATGAAAACCAAATGCGTAAAGCAGATGGTGAACCTTTATTAACTGGTATTACGATTGAACCAGGCAAGTCGGTTGTGGTTCTGAATAAAGACGCCAGTGACGAATATAAAAAAATAATTACTGATAATGGTGGTAGTTACATTATTGGTGAAGGCAATGGCAATTACAGCGATTTTTACTTAAGTGGCAATGACGGTTTTTATATTAAAAACGGCTCAACGATTATCGATCGCGTAGGCGCTGCTGATAATACTAGCGTCTGGGCACCCGATACCACTTTACGTCGTCGTATGGACAGTGAAGGTAATGCGCCAGCACCTTCAGCAAGTTTTAATGCTTCTCAATGGGAAGTTATTAGTCCGCTTGATATATCTACCGTCGGCATGCCTAATTTGGCTGAGGCTTATGAACCATTCGTATGTGCTGATTTAACCACTATTGCTGAAATTCAAGGCGAAAGTGGTCCATCGCCATTAAAAGGTAAAAAAGTCGCTGTTGAAGGCGTGGTGACAGCCGTTGTTAGTTTACCTAAAAAAGGTTTTTACTTACGTGATGTCGTTGCTGACGGTAATCCGTTAACTTCAGATGGTATTTTTGTTGAAAGTGGCAGTGCTGATAGCCAACTAGTTGGTCGTACTATTTGTTTAGGTAGTGAAGTTGCTGAAAGCTATGGCCAAACTCAGTTAGCGGCAGATGATTGGGAAGTTACCAATAGTGAGTTTACTCCAACTGTTGCTACCGACATTGAAATACTGGAGTCGGATGGTAACTCTTTTGAAACGACATTAAATCGTTACGAAGGTATGTTGGTGAATTTACCTGCTGATTTAAATCCTCTTGAGGATGGCAATCAAGACATGCGTGTTTCTCGTAGTTTCAGTTTTAACTACGACAGCTTCCGTAATAACATCACGTTGGCTTATAAACGTCCTAACTTGCAACCGAATCAGTTAAATGTGCCTGGTACACCTGAGTCGGAAGGGGCAGCAGCACAAAATGATGATTACCGTTTAATTGTTGAAAGTGCAACTAAAGCTAGCGACGGCAATATCCCATATTACCCTAACTTCAACATAGCGCCTGAGCATAACTACATTCGTATTGATGATAGTGTTGTGGGTATGCAAGGGGTAATTAGTTACAGTTTTGGTGACTACGCGTTAACTGTAACTAATGAACTCAACAATACTAACTTTATTCACAATCTACCAAGAACGGATAGTCCAGACATTTCTGAAGCGGTAGATACTGATCAATTTGCTATTCGTATCGCGAGCCAGAATTTGTTCAACTACTTTAACTCTCCGTTTGGTGGTGATCAGAATCAGTTTGGTCAAAGCCGTGGTGCCGATACTTTTACTGAGTTTACCCAACAAAAAACCAAACTTGTTGAAGCAATTCGTGCGTTAGATGCTGATGCCGTTGCGTTTATGGAAATTGAAAACAATGGTTATGGCTTGAAAAGTGCTATTGCCGATTTAGTCAATGAAGTAAACGTATACTACAACGACGAATATGCGAACAATTATGACAAGCCATACTCAACGGAAAACCGTTATGTATTTGTTGGCTTTGACCATAATGGTAATGGCATGTTTGATGAGTTGGATTCAGTGGGTTCAGATGCAATTGCTACCGGTATTATTTACCGTCCAAGCAAATTAAGTATCGAGCGTACTCGTGTTGTCACCATGCCTCAGCAAAAGGCACCAACCATTGTTAACGTGAACAATGAAGTGATTAAAGATGGCAAAGGCGAAATTTTAGAAAGTGGTCAAAACTATCATCGTGATGCCCTTGTTGTGACTTTCTTAGTGAACCAAACGGGTAAGCGATTAACCTTAGCAGTTAACCACTTTAAGTCAAAAGGTTCAACTTGTTGGGAAGACTGGCAAGGGGTTGAATTTGGTGACGCAACAACATGGACTAAAAAAGCACCGGATCCTGATTTCCAAGGTGCGTGTTCTGAGTTCCGTATCTCAGGTGCAGTACAATTAGCAGAAGAGCTTAAAAAAATCGAAGGTGACAAAATCATCTTAGGTGACCTTAATGCTTACGCTAAAGAAGATCCACTGTTAGTATTAACCGAAAATCCACGCAACAAAACGTTAATGACTGCAAGTCATACCTTTGTTGGTGCTAAGCCACAATTTAAAGTTGATGGTTCTCCTGTGGCGATCACCCATAGCTATGGGTACGTCGATATTATCTCTAAAGTATTTGAGAAAAAAGGTAAAACACCTTGGAGTTACTCATTCAATGATGAAGTGGGCTCTTTAGACCATATCTTAGTTTCACCTTCGTTAGAACCACGCGTGATTGATGCTGTAGATTGGCACATCAATGCTGCCGAATCTAACTTGTTTGACTATAACAATGAGTACAAAGGTGACTACAGCAATGAATACAATAAGTTCTATGCTGCAGATCATTTCCGCTCATCAGATCATGACCCAGCATTAGTTACATTAAGTTACTTACCTGGCGAGGCTGACTCAAACCGTTCAATTTATCTACCCAAGTTACAAAAGTTAATGAAAGTGCCTTATCAAATTCCAACTAAAGCTGCTGCTTTAGCGGGTGATATTGCCACTATCAAACTGACACCAAAAGACGATAAAGAAAAACTGGACTTAAGCCAAATGGTCGAGCCAAATGTAGTGCTTACCAAAGATGGCCAAGCTCTTGTTAATTTTGAAGTATTTGGTGCACCGTCAGCCGACTACCGAGTTAAAGTTGCACTTGAGCGTAACGGTGAAGTGGTTGAGGGTTCTTCAGTATCATTTGACATCGAAGTGGCAAATAGAGACGGGTTAGTTCCTCAAATAATTGAAGAAAAACATGATGGTACTGGTGGCAGTACAGGATTGTTTAGCTTGCTTAGTCTATTTGGATTATTGGCGTTCCGTCGCCGTAAAAGCCTATAA
- a CDS encoding porin yields the protein MLKKTTVAIALASLFCVNAASAVSLKEGDNGDYIRLFGEVGVGGHLGTNSDYNHDEFYDTKGYVDDSFATLGVKGQNRNFIYRLELDYQRRNWLGGDGEFELAIDKMYVGYVFNDYHWIELGLTDTAFDEYDHFGDFTFNKAVETGEAGDQENTIKYEAKFEHLFYGISYSYEGKHKSGLAQGDIVNGYLGWKSDFISIVAGVEARGGSEGVSKYGEQQLVGLGIRVKVIPQFSLGFNGFLEDEDLSTRKSGDVHLGYETFRNYGLTLSGKYDFNDSWEFIASVNHEQYEGWDVESPNYDYTELPAEYGKDRQWASLGFNYRPARDIVLSVEGRVGEAPEAAYAYARMYF from the coding sequence ATGCTTAAAAAAACAACAGTTGCAATCGCCTTAGCCTCTTTATTTTGTGTGAATGCTGCCAGTGCAGTATCACTAAAAGAAGGAGACAACGGAGATTATATTCGCCTATTCGGTGAAGTGGGTGTTGGGGGTCATTTGGGTACCAATTCAGATTATAACCATGATGAATTTTATGATACCAAAGGTTATGTCGATGATAGTTTTGCCACTCTAGGCGTTAAAGGCCAAAACAGAAACTTTATCTATCGATTAGAACTAGACTACCAACGTCGGAATTGGCTTGGTGGTGATGGTGAGTTTGAACTTGCTATCGACAAAATGTATGTCGGCTATGTATTCAATGATTATCATTGGATTGAGCTGGGTTTAACCGATACGGCGTTTGACGAATACGATCACTTTGGTGACTTCACCTTTAATAAAGCAGTTGAAACTGGCGAAGCTGGCGATCAAGAAAACACGATTAAGTATGAAGCCAAATTTGAACACTTATTCTATGGTATTTCATACTCTTATGAAGGCAAACATAAAAGTGGTTTAGCACAAGGTGATATTGTCAACGGTTATCTTGGATGGAAATCAGACTTTATCTCGATTGTTGCCGGTGTTGAAGCGCGTGGTGGCTCTGAAGGTGTTTCTAAGTATGGCGAACAACAACTGGTTGGCTTAGGGATCCGAGTAAAAGTTATTCCACAATTTTCTCTTGGTTTTAATGGCTTCTTAGAAGACGAAGACCTATCTACTCGTAAAAGTGGTGATGTCCACCTTGGCTACGAAACATTCCGTAATTATGGTTTAACCCTGAGTGGTAAATATGATTTTAATGACTCATGGGAATTTATCGCTTCAGTTAATCATGAGCAATATGAAGGGTGGGACGTAGAAAGTCCTAACTACGATTATACCGAGCTTCCAGCTGAATACGGTAAAGATCGCCAATGGGCAAGCTTAGGTTTCAACTACCGTCCTGCAAGGGACATTGTATTGTCAGTTGAAGGCCGAGTTGGCGAAGCTCCAGAGGCAGCATATGCATATGCACGCATGTACTTCTAG
- a CDS encoding serine hydrolase domain-containing protein → MPALFLFIKRTLLAMLIFSLILLAFNWQNVTRLYTVITLFDKSLIVDNFSNITKAFHHQKITQTGVPFLFETNLKPLPDSFVYRDQVTDTEAFLTRRATTALLVIKNDKISYENYFLGTKKQDKRISWSMAKSFVSILFGMQVDAGKIDIEKSVEFYLPELAQSGYANVKVKHVLQMSSGVKWNEDYQDFYSDINKMGRVLAIGGSLDEMTSELVNESQPGQAFHYVSMDTHVIGMIIRKVTGKSLVELLQQDIWNNIGMQDDAFWLTDSQGAAFALGGLNVTTQDYARFGRLLLNNGQWNGQQIVSADWIKAATTAQADYLQPQQGKLGYGYQIWLPPEAEDGEFFCVGVYGQYIYVNQQHNVVIVKNSADIGFQDELNSKLETIAFFRAIVTSLFNCRLTLTTLI, encoded by the coding sequence ATGCCTGCTCTATTTCTGTTCATCAAACGCACTTTGTTAGCCATGTTGATTTTCAGCCTAATCCTACTGGCGTTTAACTGGCAAAATGTAACCCGACTATACACAGTGATCACTTTGTTCGATAAGTCCTTAATTGTAGATAATTTTTCGAATATAACTAAGGCGTTTCATCATCAAAAAATTACCCAGACAGGCGTTCCTTTTTTGTTTGAAACCAATTTGAAGCCGTTACCTGATTCATTTGTCTACCGTGATCAAGTAACAGATACCGAAGCGTTTCTGACTCGCCGAGCAACAACCGCGTTGTTAGTCATAAAAAACGACAAGATTTCTTATGAAAATTATTTTTTAGGAACTAAAAAGCAAGATAAGCGGATCTCTTGGTCAATGGCTAAATCTTTTGTGTCCATACTGTTTGGTATGCAAGTTGATGCAGGCAAAATTGATATCGAAAAATCAGTTGAATTCTACTTACCCGAGCTCGCGCAATCAGGCTATGCCAATGTTAAAGTAAAACACGTTTTACAAATGTCATCAGGTGTCAAATGGAACGAGGATTACCAAGATTTTTATTCCGACATTAATAAAATGGGCCGAGTACTCGCTATAGGAGGCTCGTTAGATGAAATGACCAGCGAATTAGTGAATGAGTCACAGCCTGGGCAAGCTTTCCATTATGTCAGTATGGATACCCACGTTATCGGCATGATTATCAGAAAGGTTACTGGCAAATCATTGGTTGAACTGCTTCAACAGGATATATGGAACAATATCGGTATGCAGGATGATGCATTTTGGTTAACCGATTCTCAAGGAGCTGCATTTGCACTGGGAGGTTTAAATGTAACCACTCAGGATTATGCCCGTTTTGGCCGTTTGTTACTTAATAATGGCCAGTGGAATGGTCAGCAAATTGTGTCTGCTGATTGGATAAAAGCAGCTACAACAGCACAAGCTGATTATTTACAACCTCAGCAAGGTAAGCTGGGTTACGGTTATCAAATCTGGTTACCGCCTGAGGCAGAAGATGGTGAGTTCTTTTGTGTTGGTGTCTATGGTCAATACATTTATGTTAATCAGCAGCATAATGTGGTGATAGTTAAAAATAGTGCAGACATTGGCTTTCAAGATGAGCTGAACTCAAAACTAGAAACCATTGCTTTTTTTCGTGCAATTGTAACTTCATTGTTTAACTGCAGGCTTACTTTGACTACCTTAATTTAA
- a CDS encoding nitroreductase, with protein sequence MLIESILKQRYSTRAFLDKPVPKETLKQIFASAQLAPSNCNVQPWQACVVSGETKDILKQKFMETLMSGATPNPDFNWYAKYNGIHRERQFGSANALYSTLGIARDDKKARQMAMVRNWQFFDAPHAVFFTMDKYLDIMGAVDLGIYAQTLSLILSEHGLSSCMQGALGQFPDPVREVLNLPQDRGILFGMSFGYADDDALINKTRTERESIDNAVAFFD encoded by the coding sequence ATGCTGATTGAATCTATTTTAAAACAACGTTATTCGACACGCGCCTTCCTTGACAAACCCGTGCCCAAAGAAACATTAAAGCAAATTTTTGCTAGTGCACAACTCGCTCCCTCTAACTGCAACGTGCAACCTTGGCAAGCTTGTGTGGTGTCAGGAGAAACCAAAGACATCCTCAAACAAAAATTCATGGAAACATTAATGAGTGGTGCCACGCCTAATCCTGATTTCAATTGGTACGCCAAATATAACGGTATTCATCGTGAGCGTCAGTTTGGTTCAGCCAATGCACTATACAGCACCTTAGGTATTGCCAGAGATGACAAAAAAGCCCGGCAAATGGCAATGGTTCGTAATTGGCAATTTTTTGATGCTCCCCACGCGGTGTTTTTTACCATGGATAAATACTTAGACATTATGGGAGCCGTCGATTTAGGCATATATGCCCAAACCTTATCATTAATCTTGTCAGAACATGGTTTATCAAGCTGTATGCAAGGCGCACTAGGCCAATTCCCTGATCCCGTTAGAGAAGTGCTAAATCTTCCACAAGACCGAGGAATATTATTTGGCATGTCATTTGGTTATGCCGATGATGACGCTTTAATCAATAAGACCAGAACTGAGCGAGAGTCTATCGATAACGCTGTGGCTTTTTTTGATTAA
- a CDS encoding crotonase/enoyl-CoA hydratase family protein, whose amino-acid sequence MELIKVSIDNNIHVISLNNGKVNAISPEVIQQMNTALDKAEQDKAVVILTGQTGIFSGGYDLKTMKKSSDDAIALVTAGSKLSRRMLAFPTPIIGACSGHAIAKGGFLLLSCDYRIGCEGNFKIGLNEVAIGMTMHQAGIEIARNRIPRNYLTRSVIMAELYSPEAAVSAGFLDQVVPAEHLMDTAQAVAKHLQTLHFKSHHATKLKERQAILASLDDAIELDTKINFKF is encoded by the coding sequence ATGGAACTTATTAAGGTATCAATTGACAACAATATTCATGTAATTAGCTTAAATAATGGCAAAGTGAATGCGATTTCACCTGAAGTTATTCAGCAAATGAATACTGCTTTAGATAAAGCTGAACAAGACAAGGCTGTGGTGATTTTAACCGGTCAAACAGGCATATTTTCAGGTGGTTATGATCTAAAAACCATGAAAAAAAGTTCGGACGATGCTATTGCGCTTGTCACGGCTGGGTCTAAATTATCTCGCAGGATGCTCGCTTTCCCAACGCCGATTATTGGTGCCTGTTCAGGTCATGCTATCGCAAAAGGTGGTTTTTTGTTACTCAGTTGCGATTATCGGATCGGTTGTGAGGGCAATTTTAAAATTGGCCTAAATGAAGTTGCAATTGGTATGACAATGCATCAAGCCGGTATTGAAATCGCCCGTAATCGTATACCGCGTAATTACTTAACTCGCTCGGTGATCATGGCTGAACTCTATTCACCTGAAGCGGCAGTATCTGCAGGATTTCTAGATCAAGTGGTTCCCGCTGAACACTTAATGGACACGGCACAAGCTGTTGCGAAACACTTGCAAACGCTTCATTTTAAATCGCATCACGCGACTAAGCTAAAAGAAAGACAAGCCATACTTGCCTCGTTAGATGACGCCATCGAGCTAGATACAAAAATCAACTTCAAATTTTAA
- a CDS encoding vWA domain-containing protein, which translates to MFIDFFLTLKKHQVPCSLRELLDLISLIKKGVVFANVEDFYTLAKIALVKDEIHYDKYDKAFAEYFKGIESIDIFDQILPEEWLRKEFEKQLTQQEKDKLTSLGGLEQLMKALKERLEEQTKRHAGGNKWIGTGGTSPFGAYGYNPEGIRVGQDKNRQYSAVKVWDKREFKNFDQERELGTRNIKLALKKLRKFARTGASEKLDINTTIRSTAKNGGLLDVHMEPERHNAVKVLMFFDIGGSMDEYIHTCEELFSAAHSEFKHLKFYYFHNCLYEKVWQDNRRRYQNTIDLEEVIRTYSADYKVIFVGDATMGPYEIIARGGSVEHWNDKPGIDYMNRVLNHFNKVAWLNPQPEHYWTMHHSISIIQQLVANKMYPLTVDGIGRAIKDLS; encoded by the coding sequence ATGTTTATCGACTTCTTTCTGACTTTAAAAAAACACCAAGTTCCTTGTAGTTTACGTGAACTATTGGATTTAATTTCCCTGATAAAAAAAGGGGTTGTGTTTGCCAATGTGGAGGACTTTTACACACTGGCAAAAATTGCGCTGGTGAAAGATGAAATCCACTATGACAAATACGACAAAGCCTTTGCTGAGTACTTTAAAGGAATAGAAAGTATTGATATTTTTGATCAAATTTTACCTGAAGAATGGCTTCGTAAAGAATTTGAAAAACAGTTAACTCAGCAAGAAAAAGATAAATTAACATCGCTAGGTGGCCTTGAACAGTTAATGAAAGCCTTAAAAGAGCGATTAGAAGAACAAACGAAACGCCATGCTGGTGGCAATAAATGGATAGGAACAGGTGGCACATCGCCTTTTGGTGCTTATGGTTATAACCCCGAAGGCATAAGAGTTGGACAAGATAAAAATCGTCAATACAGTGCCGTCAAAGTGTGGGACAAACGTGAGTTTAAAAACTTCGACCAAGAGCGTGAGCTAGGAACCCGTAATATTAAGTTAGCCCTTAAAAAACTAAGAAAATTTGCCCGTACCGGAGCCAGTGAAAAATTAGATATCAATACCACCATTCGCTCAACAGCAAAAAATGGCGGTTTATTAGATGTCCACATGGAGCCAGAACGCCACAACGCGGTAAAAGTGTTAATGTTTTTTGATATTGGTGGCTCGATGGATGAGTATATTCACACCTGTGAAGAGTTATTCTCAGCTGCCCATAGCGAGTTCAAACACCTCAAGTTTTATTATTTTCATAACTGTTTATATGAAAAAGTTTGGCAAGATAATCGCCGACGTTATCAAAATACGATTGATTTGGAAGAGGTTATCCGTACTTATTCTGCTGATTACAAAGTTATTTTTGTTGGTGACGCTACCATGGGGCCCTACGAGATAATTGCAAGAGGTGGCAGTGTAGAGCATTGGAATGACAAGCCCGGAATCGATTATATGAATCGCGTTTTGAATCATTTTAATAAAGTCGCTTGGTTAAACCCTCAACCAGAGCATTACTGGACTATGCATCATTCAATCTCGATTATTCAGCAATTAGTTGCAAATAAAATGTATCCATTAACCGTCGATGGAATTGGTCGGGCCATTAAGGATCTTAGTTAA
- a CDS encoding AAA family ATPase, giving the protein MFKSTDNYIASSDLTMAVNAAIALEKPLLIKGEPGTGKTQLAEELARSFNCKLYQWHIKSTTKAQQGLYEYDAVSRLRDSQLGDERVHDISNYIVKGKLWQAFEETERPILLIDEIDKADIEFPNDLLQELDKMEFHVYETQQVIKAKQRPIIIITSNNEKELPDAFLRRCFFHYIKFPTKAEMQKIIHVHHPDVKQDLLKQALEVFFDLREVNGIKKKPSTSELIDWIKLLMSDDISKQTLLDNQSDIIPLFGALLKNEQDVSLIEKLAFMSRRSR; this is encoded by the coding sequence ATGTTTAAAAGTACTGATAATTATATTGCATCAAGCGACCTTACCATGGCGGTCAATGCCGCTATTGCCTTAGAAAAACCATTATTGATTAAAGGTGAACCCGGTACAGGTAAAACTCAACTAGCAGAAGAATTAGCCCGATCGTTTAACTGTAAACTTTATCAATGGCACATTAAATCAACCACTAAAGCACAACAGGGCTTATATGAATATGATGCGGTTTCTCGCCTACGTGATAGTCAGCTAGGGGATGAGCGGGTACATGACATTAGTAACTATATTGTCAAAGGTAAGCTATGGCAGGCCTTTGAAGAAACTGAGCGTCCTATTCTGTTAATTGACGAGATTGACAAAGCTGACATTGAATTTCCCAACGATTTATTGCAAGAGCTTGATAAGATGGAGTTTCATGTTTATGAAACCCAACAAGTCATCAAGGCAAAGCAACGGCCGATTATCATTATTACCTCAAATAATGAAAAAGAACTGCCAGATGCTTTTTTAAGACGCTGCTTTTTTCACTACATTAAGTTTCCCACGAAAGCAGAAATGCAAAAGATCATTCATGTACATCATCCAGATGTTAAACAAGATCTGCTTAAACAAGCGCTAGAGGTGTTTTTTGATTTAAGAGAGGTCAATGGTATCAAGAAGAAACCGTCGACCTCTGAGTTAATTGATTGGATTAAATTGTTGATGTCTGATGATATTTCCAAGCAAACCTTGTTGGATAACCAATCGGATATTATTCCGTTATTTGGTGCCTTATTGAAAAATGAGCAAGACGTATCACTGATTGAAAAACTGGCCTTTATGAGCCGTCGAAGTCGTTAA
- a CDS encoding cytochrome P460 family protein yields MTIRATLFTTATASLMLLSITSAAVLSQTVQASENTAVVIDQQSFSCIRDMTPVRHFYVDNLLGNLDGTLAVANAPEGAKYPTGTVIQLVPTEVMVKREPGTSPATGDWEFFELEVDEQGSTIAKRGFTDVNNRFGGNCFACHLPARDKWDFVCESDHGCEPIPIDHSMTGALQRSDPRCGEPALESGDSMALFKLKAMVTIGAVMQWFKDIF; encoded by the coding sequence ATGACTATACGTGCAACATTATTTACCACAGCAACAGCGAGTTTAATGCTGTTATCTATCACATCAGCAGCGGTTTTAAGCCAAACAGTTCAAGCAAGTGAAAATACAGCGGTTGTTATAGATCAGCAAAGCTTTAGCTGTATTAGAGACATGACACCGGTTCGCCATTTTTATGTTGATAACTTATTAGGCAATCTTGATGGCACACTTGCCGTGGCAAATGCACCTGAAGGTGCTAAATACCCAACTGGTACAGTGATTCAGCTAGTACCAACGGAAGTCATGGTGAAACGTGAACCCGGAACGTCGCCAGCAACCGGTGATTGGGAATTTTTTGAATTAGAAGTTGATGAACAAGGTTCAACTATTGCCAAACGAGGCTTTACTGATGTGAACAATCGTTTTGGTGGAAACTGCTTCGCATGTCATCTTCCAGCAAGAGACAAATGGGACTTTGTGTGCGAATCCGATCATGGTTGCGAACCAATCCCTATCGATCACAGTATGACTGGTGCGTTGCAGCGATCTGATCCTCGTTGTGGAGAGCCTGCACTTGAGTCAGGTGATAGCATGGCCTTGTTTAAGCTTAAAGCAATGGTAACAATCGGTGCGGTTATGCAATGGTTTAAAGATATTTTTTAA
- a CDS encoding NADP-dependent oxidoreductase gives MTTFKAINLIARPKAGPIGPDIFEVVQKQMPTVGQGQFLVKQNHMSLDPAMFGWMSPDTESYIPPVALGEVMRSSGIGEIVESNHPDYKVGDRVMGLMGWQEYFLSNGQGLNKVTAPLPDEAVLSVFALPGLTATQGLYGVGKPQKGETIVVSGAAGSVGSIVGQLAKADGLTVIGVVGSDEKADWIVNELGFDGAINYKKDDIAAKLAELTPNGVDVYFENTGGPIQHHVFARMNAHGRIVVCGMIADYAKEVPDLGPNWIQVIKKRLTIQGFTMPDHFGDVPKLLEKLTPYVMKGQIKHRAHVLEGLESAMTGLNLFFTGENKGKLIVKL, from the coding sequence ATGACCACATTTAAAGCAATCAACTTAATCGCTCGACCAAAAGCAGGTCCAATCGGCCCAGATATTTTTGAAGTTGTTCAAAAACAAATGCCAACGGTTGGCCAAGGGCAGTTTTTAGTGAAGCAAAATCACATGTCACTTGATCCTGCGATGTTTGGTTGGATGAGTCCTGATACTGAGAGCTATATTCCACCCGTTGCGCTAGGCGAGGTGATGCGCAGTTCTGGTATCGGTGAAATTGTTGAAAGTAATCATCCTGATTACAAAGTTGGCGATCGGGTAATGGGATTAATGGGTTGGCAAGAATACTTTTTGAGTAATGGTCAAGGCCTCAATAAGGTGACAGCGCCGCTGCCTGATGAAGCCGTGTTATCAGTATTTGCCTTACCAGGTTTAACTGCAACGCAAGGGTTATATGGTGTGGGCAAACCGCAAAAAGGTGAAACCATTGTTGTATCTGGCGCAGCGGGTTCTGTTGGCTCGATTGTTGGCCAATTAGCTAAAGCGGATGGTTTAACCGTTATCGGTGTTGTGGGGAGTGATGAAAAAGCAGATTGGATTGTGAACGAGTTAGGGTTTGATGGTGCGATCAACTATAAGAAGGATGATATTGCAGCAAAACTGGCAGAACTTACGCCTAATGGTGTTGATGTTTACTTCGAAAATACAGGTGGACCGATTCAACACCATGTTTTTGCTCGTATGAACGCCCACGGTCGCATTGTCGTGTGCGGCATGATTGCTGATTACGCCAAAGAGGTACCGGATCTTGGCCCTAATTGGATCCAAGTGATTAAAAAGCGTTTAACCATTCAAGGCTTTACTATGCCAGATCACTTTGGTGATGTGCCAAAACTACTAGAAAAGTTAACTCCTTATGTGATGAAAGGCCAGATAAAGCACCGTGCCCACGTGCTAGAAGGACTTGAGTCTGCCATGACAGGTTTGAATCTTTTCTTTACTGGTGAAAACAAAGGCAAGCTTATAGTTAAGTTATAA